From a single Pseudophryne corroboree isolate aPseCor3 chromosome 6, aPseCor3.hap2, whole genome shotgun sequence genomic region:
- the LOC134935116 gene encoding uncharacterized protein LOC134935116, whose amino-acid sequence MGSKRRRLESVPTPASSPPQRRISTVLPQPPNAILASPQTDEPQSPQLSDPDVMPQDTQQETDLQQTYTLHLQAVDPNQPPTPADITPPPQTTPTQQVSPTPPQPQMGQDFWSSWTTQQAQHYACLQNHSQYLASLPHHLPRLSRNSGRLIVQLGRVANSMEQMRADNSQMIGSFQRIMDEQNRQQQVLIQLIQNNQMITESMSRIVANNTAATTQLTASINNLSQNINLLAAQQQGSSSGTTTPSQTPISSPVRRSSRTRPNVPTESSAATKKSTRK is encoded by the exons atgggtagtaagagacgccgtcttgagtccGTACCTACACCCGCATCCtcgccaccacaacggcgcatctcaactgtgttgcctcagccacccaatgccattttggccagtccacaaaccgATGAGcctcaatcccctcagctgtctg atccagacgtcatgccccaggatacccagcaggaaactgacttgcagcaaacttacacactacacctgcaagcagttGATCCTAACCAGCCACCCACGCCGGCTGACATTACTCCcccaccccaaacaacccccacccaacaagtgagcccaacaccaccccagccacaaatgggacaagacttttggtccagttggaccacacaacaggcccaacattatgcctgtctgcaaaaccacagccaataccttgccagtctgccacatcatctaccgagactgagtagaaactcaggcagactgattgttcaacttggcagagtggccaatagcatggaacaaatgagagcagacaacagccaaatgataggaagctttcaacgcatcatggatgaacaaaaCCGCCAGCAACAAGTCCTCATACAACTAATCCAGAACAATCAGATGATCACAGAAAGTATGTCCAGAATAGTTGCCAACAACACAGCAGCAACAACACAACTGACAGCAAGCATCAACAACTTGAGCCAAAACATCAATTTGTTGGCAGCacagcaacaaggctcaagctcagggacaaccacacctagccagaccccaattTCCTCTCCAGTTAGGCGatcaagcagaacacggcccaatgtgccaACAGAATCCTCTGCTGCCACCAAAAAAAGCACACGAAAATGa